In Streptomyces sp. NBC_00483, a single window of DNA contains:
- the glyA gene encoding serine hydroxymethyltransferase, with translation MSVLNESLHELDPEVAVAVDAELKRQQSTLEMIASENFAPAAVMEAQGSVLTNKYAEGYPGRRYYGGCEHVDVTEQIAIDRVKALFGAEYANVQPHSGASANQAALFAIAKPGDTILGLDLAHGGHLTHGMRLNFSGKQFNVVPYHVDDAGLVDMAEVERLAKEHRPKVIIAGWSAYPRQLDFAEFRRIADEVEAYLWVDMAHFAGLVAAGLHPNPVPYADVVTSTTHKTLGGPRGGIILARNKDFAKKLNSAVFPGFQGGPLEHVIAAKAVSFKVAASEDFKERQARTIEGAQLLAERLTTPESRAAGVNVLSGGTDVHLVLVDLRDSELDGQQAEDRLHEVGITVNRNAVPNDPRPPMVTSGLRIGTPALATRGFTAEDFREVADVIALALQPSYDAEALKARVTALADKHPLYPGLK, from the coding sequence ATGTCCGTACTGAACGAATCCCTGCACGAGCTCGACCCCGAGGTCGCCGTCGCGGTCGACGCCGAGCTGAAGCGCCAGCAGTCGACCCTCGAAATGATCGCGTCGGAGAACTTCGCTCCGGCCGCCGTCATGGAGGCCCAGGGCTCGGTCCTCACCAACAAGTACGCGGAGGGCTACCCCGGCCGCCGCTACTACGGCGGCTGCGAGCACGTCGACGTCACCGAGCAGATCGCGATCGACCGCGTGAAGGCGCTCTTCGGCGCCGAGTACGCGAACGTGCAGCCGCACTCGGGCGCCTCCGCGAACCAGGCCGCGCTCTTCGCCATCGCCAAGCCGGGCGACACGATCCTCGGCCTGGACCTGGCGCACGGCGGCCACCTCACGCACGGCATGCGCCTGAACTTCTCCGGCAAGCAGTTCAACGTGGTCCCGTACCACGTGGACGACGCGGGCCTGGTCGACATGGCCGAGGTCGAGCGGCTCGCCAAGGAGCACCGCCCGAAGGTGATCATCGCCGGCTGGTCCGCGTACCCGCGCCAGCTGGACTTCGCCGAGTTCCGTCGCATCGCCGACGAGGTCGAGGCGTACCTGTGGGTCGACATGGCGCACTTCGCGGGCCTCGTGGCCGCGGGCCTGCACCCCAACCCGGTCCCGTATGCCGACGTCGTCACGTCCACGACGCACAAGACGCTCGGCGGCCCGCGCGGCGGCATCATCCTCGCCCGCAACAAGGACTTCGCGAAGAAGCTGAACTCGGCCGTCTTCCCGGGCTTCCAGGGCGGCCCCCTGGAGCACGTGATCGCGGCCAAGGCCGTCTCCTTCAAGGTCGCGGCCTCGGAGGACTTCAAGGAGCGCCAGGCGCGCACGATCGAGGGCGCCCAGCTCCTCGCCGAGCGTCTGACGACCCCGGAGTCCCGCGCGGCGGGCGTCAACGTCCTCTCGGGCGGCACCGACGTGCACCTGGTCCTCGTCGACCTGCGCGACTCCGAGCTCGACGGCCAGCAGGCCGAGGACCGGCTCCACGAGGTCGGCATCACGGTCAACCGCAACGCGGTCCCGAACGACCCGCGCCCGCCGATGGTCACCTCCGGCCTCCGGATCGGCACCCCGGCGCTCGCCACCCGCGGCTTCACCGCCGAGGACTTCCGCGAGGTCGCCGACGTCATCGCGCTCGCGCTGCAGCCGTCGTACGACGCCGAGGCGCTCAAAGCCCGGGTGACCGCTCTGGCCGATA
- the gcvH gene encoding glycine cleavage system protein GcvH produces the protein MSNPQQLRYSKEHEWLSAVEDGVATIGITEHAANALGDIVFVQLPEVGDTTTAGETCGELESTKSVSDLYSPVNGEVTEINQDVVDDPALVNSAPFEGGWLFKVRLADEPKDLLSADEYTEFSGS, from the coding sequence ATGAGCAACCCCCAGCAGCTGCGTTACAGCAAGGAGCACGAGTGGCTCTCGGCCGTCGAGGACGGCGTCGCCACGATCGGCATCACGGAGCACGCCGCCAACGCGCTCGGTGACATCGTGTTCGTCCAGCTCCCCGAGGTCGGTGACACCACCACCGCCGGTGAGACCTGTGGCGAGCTCGAGTCGACCAAGTCGGTCTCCGACCTGTACTCCCCCGTCAACGGCGAGGTCACCGAGATCAACCAGGACGTCGTCGACGACCCGGCCCTGGTCAACTCGGCCCCGTTCGAGGGCGGCTGGCTGTTCAAGGTCCGGCTGGCCGACGAGCCGAAGGACCTGCTCTCCGCCGACGAGTACACCGAGTTCTCCGGGAGCTGA
- the gcvT gene encoding glycine cleavage system aminomethyltransferase GcvT: MTRTTALDALHRSLGATMTDFAGWDMPLRYASERDEHNAVRTRAGLFDLSHMGEITVSGPEAVDLLNHALVGNIGSVGAGRARYTMICREDGGILDDLIVYRLGETQYMVVANAGNAQVVLDALTERAAGFDAEVRDDHDAYALLAVQGPTSAAIMKSVTDADLDGLKYYAGLPGTVAGVQALIARTGYTGEDGFELFVSPADAEKLWQALTEAGTEYGLVPCGLSCRDTLRLEAGMPLYGHELTTDLTPFDAGLGRVVKFEKTSHGDDFVGHDALVSAAERAEANPPRKLVGLIAEGRRVPRAGMSVVVDGTVIGEVTSGAPSPTLGKPIAMAYVDPAHAEAGTAGVGVDIRGKHEPYEVVALPFYKRQK, translated from the coding sequence ATGACCCGCACTACCGCACTGGACGCCCTGCACCGTTCGCTCGGCGCGACCATGACCGACTTCGCCGGCTGGGACATGCCGCTGCGCTACGCCAGCGAGCGCGACGAGCACAACGCCGTGCGCACGCGGGCCGGCCTCTTCGACCTGTCCCACATGGGCGAGATCACCGTGTCCGGACCGGAGGCCGTGGACCTGCTCAACCACGCCCTCGTCGGCAACATCGGCTCCGTCGGCGCCGGCCGCGCCCGCTACACGATGATCTGCCGTGAGGACGGCGGGATCCTCGACGACCTGATCGTGTACCGGCTCGGCGAGACCCAGTACATGGTCGTCGCCAACGCGGGCAACGCGCAGGTCGTGCTCGACGCCCTCACCGAGCGCGCCGCCGGCTTCGATGCCGAGGTCCGCGACGACCACGACGCGTACGCGCTGCTCGCGGTGCAGGGCCCCACCTCGGCCGCGATCATGAAGTCCGTCACGGACGCGGACCTGGACGGCCTGAAGTACTACGCGGGTCTGCCCGGCACCGTCGCCGGTGTGCAGGCGCTCATCGCGCGCACCGGCTACACCGGCGAGGACGGCTTCGAGCTGTTCGTCTCCCCCGCCGACGCCGAGAAGCTGTGGCAGGCGCTGACCGAGGCGGGCACCGAGTACGGCCTCGTCCCCTGCGGCCTGTCCTGCCGGGACACGCTGCGCCTGGAGGCGGGCATGCCGCTGTACGGGCACGAGCTGACGACCGACCTCACGCCCTTCGACGCCGGTCTCGGCCGCGTCGTGAAGTTCGAGAAAACCTCGCACGGGGACGACTTCGTGGGCCACGACGCGCTGGTCTCCGCCGCCGAGCGCGCCGAGGCCAACCCGCCCCGCAAGCTCGTCGGCCTCATCGCCGAGGGCCGCCGCGTCCCGCGCGCCGGGATGTCCGTCGTCGTCGACGGCACGGTGATCGGCGAGGTCACCTCCGGCGCCCCGTCCCCGACGCTCGGCAAGCCGATCGCGATGGCGTACGTGGACCCCGCGCACGCCGAGGCGGGTACGGCGGGTGTCGGCGTCGACATCCGCGGCAAGCACGAGCCGTACGAGGTCGTGGCCCTGCCGTTCTACAAGCGCCAGAAGTAG